The Vitis riparia cultivar Riparia Gloire de Montpellier isolate 1030 chromosome 3, EGFV_Vit.rip_1.0, whole genome shotgun sequence genome includes a region encoding these proteins:
- the LOC117911647 gene encoding putative disease resistance protein RGA3, whose translation MAESLEHVVPDLVLEKLDSLLAQGIGLEKVLDVGSELKLLRATLSTIQDLVLVAEGQPTQKTEGSELGIWLYDITQAMDSMPSLMDELQLEVLGRKAAQRTRPGSIKREVCSLFSRSNSLASTISHIKEVRMKVEKIAYQKPNSNSTVYAKRVVDMHVRPRHVDMYVKPRKRGMAQFSIGATDIIGRDQEKKNIIQLLMHSGDGENVSVLPIVGVGGIGKTTLVRWVYDDVQIATHFQKRMWVYVSESFNITKIIKEMIYSATGEKCGNLTLDELQTRLRRILDGKRFLIILDDVWNRDREKWLKLRALLMGGGRGSKIVVTTRKIGVGPIMGTIQTYVLSPLPPEESWSLFLEHACVERLEGQSSNLMEFGYQVVEKCGGIPIQVRMSGNLMYSAKETEDWTSVRDNGIWSLEHLPALKLSYEKLPSHLKPCFTFCSIFPKNSEIRSDDLVQLWIMHDLIKAISNQGDKEMEDIGEEYIKELLERSFFQDFEKREHGACFSFRIHDLVHDLAASLAQQENIMLTFTAKNISRKIRHVSFSDEDWSGHEQQVLNFLGKLTDVQTILFPVDGVGLNSESIVNTCIERFKSMQVLDLSDSRFEALPESITSLKHLRFLSLKRNDRIMKLPDSISRLKNLRALMLGGCSELSNLPKGMELMINLRHLEISTKEEALPALNSFKFLRYLGVVGCVNLKSLFGGRETFTALGTLFIHRCPSLVSLPCGVRHLSALKILRIDDCGTLDLLDGDDGNVPGLKSLKL comes from the coding sequence ATGGCCGAATCACTTGAACATGTGGTACCAGACCTGGTTTTGGAGAAGTTAGACTCCCTCTTAGCCCAAGGAATTGGCCTCGAAAAGGTATTGGACGTCGGAAGCGAGCTAAAACTGCTTCGAGCCACCTTGTCCACCATCCAAGACCTGGTCTTAGTAGCTGAGGGGCAACCCACACAGAAAACGGAAGGCTCTGAGCTCGGAATTTGGCTGTACGACATCACGCAGGCTATGGACTCTATGCCAAGTTTGATGGATGAATTGCAGCTCGAAGTTTTAGGGAGAAAAGCGGCACAAAGGACCAGGCCTGGGAGCATTAAAAGAGAGGTATGCAGTTTGTTCTCAAGATCAAATTCACTTGCATCCACGATTTCCCACATCAAGGAGGTCAGGATGAAGGTAGAGAAGATTGCATATCAAAAGCCAAATTCTAATTCCACTGTGTATGCTAAAAGAGTTGTAGATATGCATGTGAGACCCAGACATGTAGACATGTATGTGAAGCCCAGGAAGAGGGGGATGGCGCAATTCTCTATTGGTGCTACAGATATTATTGGGAGAGACcaggagaagaaaaatattatccaGCTCTTGATGCATTCAGGAGATGGTGAGAATGTTTCTGTCCTTCCCATTGTTGGAGTTGGAGGTATAGGCAAGACAACTCTGGTTAGATGGGTGTATGATGATGTACAGATAGCTAcacattttcaaaaaagaatGTGGGTTTATGTCTCAGAAAGCTTTAATATCACGAAGATAATTAAGGAAATGATTTATTCTGCAACTGGTGAAAAGTGTGGCAATTTAACCTTAGATGAATTGCAAACTCGTCTAAGACGTATCCTAGATGGGAAAAGGTTCTTGATCATCCTGGATGACGTATGGAATAGAGATCGCGAAAAATGGCTTAAGCTGAGAGCCTTGCTAATGGGTGGTGGTCGTGGGAGTAAAATCGTCGTGACTACTCGTAAGATAGGGGTCGGACCGATAATGGGTACTATTCAGACGTATGTATTGAGCCCTCTTCCTCCTGAGGAGAGCTGGTCTTTGTTTCTGGAACACGCATGTGTAGAAAGGCTAGAAGGACAGTCTTCAAATCTAATGGAATTTGGGTACCAAGTTGTGGAGAAATGTGGAGGAATTCCTATACAAGTGAGAATGTCGGGAAACTTAATGTATTCTGCAAAGGAGACAGAGGATTGGACATCTGTGAGAGATAATGGAATATGGAGCTTAGAGCATTTACCAGCGCTGAAGTTGAGTTATGAAAAGTTGCCATCTCACTTAAAACCCTGCTTCACTTTTTGTTCAATCTTCccaaaaaattctgaaattcgTAGTGATGATCTGGTTCAGCTGTGGATTATGCATGACTTGATAAAAGCAATATCAAATCAAGGTGATAAAGAGATGGAAGATATTGGCGAGGAGTACATCAAGGAATTATTGGAGAGATCCTTCTttcaagattttgaaaaaagagAGCATGGGGCTTGTTTCAGTTTTAGAATTCACGATCTTGTACATGATCTTGCAGCGTCCCTGGCACAGCAAGAGAACATTATGCTGACTTTTACTGCAAAAAATATCTCCAGAAAGATCCGACATGTGTCGTTTTCTGATGAAGATTGGTCAGGGCATGAACAGCAAGTTCTAAATTTTTTAGGGAAGCTGACTGATGTTCAAACCATTTTGTTCCCAGTCGATGGAGTGGGGCTCAATAGTGAATCAATTGTCAATACTTGCATTGAGAGGTTCAAATCAATGCAGGTGCTCGATTTGAGTGATTCAAGATTTGAGGCACTGCCAGAGTCCATTACTAGTCTAAAACATCTGAGATTTCTCAGTTTAAAGAGGAATGATAGGATCATGAAACTCCCTGATTCCATTTCCCGGTTGAAGAATTTGCGTGCATTGATGCTTGGAGGATGTTCAGAACTTTCAAATTTGCCAAAAGGTATGGAGCTTATGATCAACCTGAGGCATTTGGAAATATCCACGAAAGAGGAGGCTTTGCCTGCGTTGAATTCCTTTAAGTTTCTCAGATATTTGGGGGTTGTAGGATGTGTCAATTTGAAATCTCTGTTTGGAGGGAGGGAAACCTTCACTGCCCTTGGAACATTGTTCATTCACAGATGTCCAAGTTTGGTTTCTCTGCCATGTGGCGTCAGACACCTATCTGCTTTAAAGATTCTGAGAATCGATGATTGTGGGACACTTGATTTGCTGGATGGTGATGATGGCAACGTTCCAGGCTTGAAGAGTCTCAAGCTCTAG
- the LOC117911829 gene encoding probable E3 ubiquitin-protein ligase RHY1A isoform X2, with amino-acid sequence MTSASELFSRRSRLGRAAPPADFEGLELPDDRSFHYVSNRRRHHHRHDPDGCDPLRRAQHFRHVSHRVHRPEREPVRLDQATHQPSSSGINSVSADILSGISHRQRFTGSDRLPGAVLLARERLLARLRGVPLSGNRLIDVGDWSTGWLTGGTPSSDLNSVTMLPPLMREPSKRKPPGLTQEALDSLHRAVFSRAEGAEEGMSRASRDCSICLDGYREGDKLTCLPCGHKFHSACLDPWVRTCGDCPYCRSVIDISS; translated from the exons ATGACGAGCGCATCGGAGCTTTTCTCCAGAAGGTCTCGTCTGGGCCGAGCCGCGCCACCCGCTGATTTCGAGGGGCTTGAATTGCCTGATGACCGGAGTTTTCATTACGTCTCCAATCGTCGCCGTCACCACCATCGCCATGATCCCGATGGCTGCGACCCTCTCCGGCGGGCTCAGCATTTCAGGCACGTCTCCCATCGCGTCCACCGTCCG GAGCGTGAACCGGTTCGGCTGGACCAAGCTACCCATCAGCCCAGTTCTAGCGGCATCAACAGTGTCAGTGCCGATATTTTAAGTGGTATAAGCCACAGGCAGAGATTCACTGGGAGTGACAGGCTTCCTGGAGCTGTGTTGCTTGCAAGGGAAAGACTTCTTGCAAGGTTGAGAGGTGTCCCACTTTCTGGAAACAG GCTCATAGACGTGGGGGACTGGAGCACTGGGTGGTTGACAGGAGGCACTCCCTCTTCTGATTTGAACTCTGTAACAATGCTGCCACCTTTAATGCGAGAACCAAGCAAAAGGAAGCCACCTGGACTCACTCAGGAAGCCCTGGACTCCTTGCACCGAGCGGTGTTCAGCAGAGCAGAAGGTGCAGAAGAAGGGATGTCAAGAGCGTCACGGGACTGTTCTATATGTCTGGATGGTTACAGGGAAGGAGACAAACTGACATGCTTACCTTGTGGGCATAAGTTCCATTCTGCCTGCCTGGATCCATGGGTTCGTACTTGTGGGGACTGTCCATACTGTCGCAGTGTTATAGATATAAGCTCGTAA
- the LOC117911803 gene encoding uncharacterized protein LOC117911803 isoform X4: MARTGVAKTRMLFLREATLVWRGLSKVAGAEGAPGKARGRTDDADNKGDGSSSGWVPHPRTGIYFPKGHDHVMDDVPDGAACSGQTYWLRTVDGVDKPDPDV, from the exons ATGGCTAGAACTGGTGTAGCCAAAACACGGATGTTGTTTCTTAG GGAAGCAACGCTGGTGTGGCGGGGCTTGAGTAAGGTAGCTGGGGCTGAAGGGGCGCCGGGGAAAGCTAGAGGACGGACGGATGATGCTGATAATAAGGGTGACGGCTCATCGTCCGGCTGGGTGCCGCACCCTCGGACTGGGATATATTTCCCCAAAGGGCATGACCATGTGATGGACGATGTCCCGGATGGTGCAGCCTGCTCTGGCCAGACTTACTGGTTGAGGACTGTGGATGGAGTGGACAAACCGGACCCTGATGTTTGA
- the LOC117911803 gene encoding uncharacterized protein LOC117911803 isoform X1, translated as MARTGVAKTRMLFLSSCREATLVWRGLSKVAGAEGAPGKARGRTDDADNKGDGSSSGWVPHPRTGIYFPKGHDHVMDDVPDGAACSGQTYWLRTVDGVDKPDPDV; from the exons ATGGCTAGAACTGGTGTAGCCAAAACACGGATGTTGTTTCTTAG TTCATGCAGGGAAGCAACGCTGGTGTGGCGGGGCTTGAGTAAGGTAGCTGGGGCTGAAGGGGCGCCGGGGAAAGCTAGAGGACGGACGGATGATGCTGATAATAAGGGTGACGGCTCATCGTCCGGCTGGGTGCCGCACCCTCGGACTGGGATATATTTCCCCAAAGGGCATGACCATGTGATGGACGATGTCCCGGATGGTGCAGCCTGCTCTGGCCAGACTTACTGGTTGAGGACTGTGGATGGAGTGGACAAACCGGACCCTGATGTTTGA
- the LOC117911672 gene encoding probable protein phosphatase 2C 63: MMLRSCLCRPLERCFGRRGGDGLMWNMDLKPHASGDFSIAVVQANSSLEDQGQVFTSPSATYVGVYDGHGGPEASRFVNKHLFPYLNKFALEQGGLSADVIKKAFNATEEEFLHVVKRSLPARPQIASVGSCCLVGAISNGVLYVANLGDSRAVLGRRASEGRKNPVVAERLSTDHNVSVEEVRREVEALHPDDSHVVVYTRGVWRIKGIIQVSRSIGDVYLKKPEFNRDPIFQQFGNPVPLKRPVMTAEPSILIRKLLPQDSFLIFASDGLWEQLSDEAAVEIVFKNPRAGIAKRLVRAALHEAAKKREMSYQDIKRIEKGIRRHFHDDITVIVIYLDHHKGSSNRRPKHSTVNGTTNAPTDIFSLKAHAGDEDLLHTFS, translated from the exons ATGATGTTGCGTTCGTGCTTATGCAGACCTCTGGAGAGGTGTTTTGGGAGAAGGGGCGGCGATGGACTCATGTGGAACATGGACCTCAAGCCTCACGCCTCTGGGGACTTCTCCATCGCAGTCGTTCAAGCCAATTCTTCTCTTGAGGATCAGGGTCAAGTGTTCACGTCGCCCTCCGCCACCTACGTCGGTGTCTACGACGGCCATGGCGGCCCTGAAGCTTCTCGATTTGTTAATAAACATCTATTCCCTTATCTCAACA AATTTGCCTTGGAGCAGGGAGGGTTGTCGGCGGATGTGATAAAGAAGGCGTTTAATGCGACGGAGGAGGAGTTTCTACATGTGGTAAAGAGGTCGTTGCCGGCTCGGCCGCAGATTGCATCGGTGGGGTCCTGTTGTCTAGTTGGTGCGATTTCGAATGGTGTACTGTATGTAGCGAATCTAGGGGACTCGAGGGCGGTTCTTGGGCGGAGAGCTTCGGAGGGAAGGAAGAATCCGGTGGTGGCAGAGCGTTTGTCGACGGATCATAATGTTAGTGTTGAGGAAGTAAGGAGGGAGGTTGAGGCGCTTCACCCGGATGATTCGCATGTTGTGGTTTATACGCGTGGTGTTTGGAGAATTAAGGGCATTATACAG gtTTCAAGGTCTATTGGTGATGTTTATTTGAAGAAACCCGAGTTTAACAGGGACCCGATTTTCCAGCAATTTGGAAATCCTGTCCCTTTGAAACGTCCTGTAATGACAGCAGAACCCTCAATCCTAATTAGAAAGCTTCTGCCACAAGACTCATTCCTAATATTTGCGTCAGACGGTCTATGGGAACAACTGAGTGATGAAGCAGCAGTAGAGATTGTCTTCAAAAACCCAAGAGCT GGAATAGCTAAGAGATTGGTGAGAGCTGCACTTCATGAGGCTGCAAAGAAGAGGGAGATGAGTTACCAGGACATCAAGAGAATAGAAAAAGGAATAAGGCGCCATTTCCATGATGACATCACTGTGATCGTGATCTATCTGGATCACCACAAGGGCTCCAGTAACAGACGACCTAAGCACAGTACTGTTAACGGCACCACCAACGCACCTACTGACATCTTCTCGCTTAAAGCCCATGCAGGGGATGAGGATCTGCTGCATACCTTTTCATGA
- the LOC117911829 gene encoding probable E3 ubiquitin-protein ligase RHY1A isoform X1: MTSASELFSRRSRLGRAAPPADFEGLELPDDRSFHYVSNRRRHHHRHDPDGCDPLRRAQHFRHVSHRVHRPEREPVRLDQATHQPSSSGINSVSADILSGISHRQRFTGSDRLPGAVLLARERLLARLRGVPLSGNRRISRPSLDFHLDDFTFGDDFRLIDVGDWSTGWLTGGTPSSDLNSVTMLPPLMREPSKRKPPGLTQEALDSLHRAVFSRAEGAEEGMSRASRDCSICLDGYREGDKLTCLPCGHKFHSACLDPWVRTCGDCPYCRSVIDISS, encoded by the exons ATGACGAGCGCATCGGAGCTTTTCTCCAGAAGGTCTCGTCTGGGCCGAGCCGCGCCACCCGCTGATTTCGAGGGGCTTGAATTGCCTGATGACCGGAGTTTTCATTACGTCTCCAATCGTCGCCGTCACCACCATCGCCATGATCCCGATGGCTGCGACCCTCTCCGGCGGGCTCAGCATTTCAGGCACGTCTCCCATCGCGTCCACCGTCCG GAGCGTGAACCGGTTCGGCTGGACCAAGCTACCCATCAGCCCAGTTCTAGCGGCATCAACAGTGTCAGTGCCGATATTTTAAGTGGTATAAGCCACAGGCAGAGATTCACTGGGAGTGACAGGCTTCCTGGAGCTGTGTTGCTTGCAAGGGAAAGACTTCTTGCAAGGTTGAGAGGTGTCCCACTTTCTGGAAACAG GCGAATCAGCAGACCTTCATTAGACTTCCACCTTGATGATTTCACATTTGGTGATGACTTCAGGCTCATAGACGTGGGGGACTGGAGCACTGGGTGGTTGACAGGAGGCACTCCCTCTTCTGATTTGAACTCTGTAACAATGCTGCCACCTTTAATGCGAGAACCAAGCAAAAGGAAGCCACCTGGACTCACTCAGGAAGCCCTGGACTCCTTGCACCGAGCGGTGTTCAGCAGAGCAGAAGGTGCAGAAGAAGGGATGTCAAGAGCGTCACGGGACTGTTCTATATGTCTGGATGGTTACAGGGAAGGAGACAAACTGACATGCTTACCTTGTGGGCATAAGTTCCATTCTGCCTGCCTGGATCCATGGGTTCGTACTTGTGGGGACTGTCCATACTGTCGCAGTGTTATAGATATAAGCTCGTAA